Within the Acinonyx jubatus isolate Ajub_Pintada_27869175 chromosome E4, VMU_Ajub_asm_v1.0, whole genome shotgun sequence genome, the region AGCAAGACCTGAAGATGGCCTGGGAAGGTACTGGAAGCACACGTACGTTTAGAAACTGCCGGGTCCTTCACACACATACAGAGGACAAGAATTCAGAGAGCTCGTCCCGGAGGGGccaagggggggaggggacgcAATGGGTCTAGCACAGCAAGCCCAAATCCTCACGCCACAGATAGGAAACTGGGCCAGCTGGGGCTGAAGGTCAAAACATTTCACAGGCTAAAAATGAGCTGGCACCGTGCCAGTGACACGGACTCCAACCAACAAAGGGGTTCTGGGCTCTATGGAGCAGAGCCCCTCCTCCCCGGCCCCACCGGAAGTGGTCTGGATGCAAGCCTGGCGGGAGGCAGGACTGAAGTGTCGCTAGGCCCGCTTCCGACTCTGGAAGGAATCCCGTGATACTGTAGCCTCTTGATCTCATCGTCTCTCCCAGAAACATAACTCATCAGGATCTAGGAGACCGGGGGACGACAGAATGGAGACCAGCATGCAAAGCCTGACCCGGGTGGACTGAAAAAGCTAAGGGAGAAGAATGGGCACGGTGTGGGTCCGGCTCGCTAGAGTCAGGCGTGCTCTCCGAGGACAGGCCCCCAGGctgaggtgggggtagggagtgGTGGCGGGAAGTCTGACCTGGTAGCAATGTCGTCATCCTCACCGCCCCAGCCCCAGTATTCATTGGGGAAGCCATTCATCTTCAGGTACTGGTCAGGAGTGAGCGCCGAGACTCCTCCAAAGTACTGGGGGTACGGGAGGCTAGGGAGAGAAAGGTGCCTGGATTCCACAAGTCTTTTGGGGAGAcatccccacccacatccccttgGCTCTCCCCCCAGTGGACGGTGGGGTTCCCTACTTCCCCGCGCCCTCTCGTGCCCTCTATACCTGTATCCGAACTTGTTCATGGCGACGGCGACGTGCCGGGGTCCCCGGGGGTCACACACATACAGATTGTGGTCGTTCTCGGGCAGCAGGTCCACGTCGTGCAGGAACAGGCAGTCCCATTCCTCGTCACGCAGGGCCTCCCGCACCCCAACGTTCAGCAGCTTGGCCCTGTTGAAGGTCCCATTGCCAGCCTGGAAGGTAATGGAGGAGAAGCAGACCGTGTCTGTAGGCAGCATGGAGAAGAGGGGCCCAagtacaaaaatgaaaggagggaGATCAAAGGCGGGTGAAGGGAGGGTGGCGAGCAgaatggagagaaagacaaacgttcctttttcattcagcaaatacttgttgagCATCAGCATGTGTCTGATGCTTACGTGCCGCTGTCTAGCATTTTCATCCTGACAACCAATAGCCACGGAAAACAGGCGTCTATTAGTTTTCGCTCTTTGCCTCATTTTAGGGGGTTAagaaacttgttcaaggtcacgtGTGGGACAAATGGCAGAACTAACTTTAGTCCAGGTCTGGCCGGTGCCAAACTTGCACCATTGCAAGTTCAACGAAGGAAGAGATCACGGAAGACCGTGGGAACAACACCCTAAACAGAACCGGGGGAGTTACGGGGCGGACAAGCTGGCCGAGCAGTGCTGCGTCTTTCCCCACCTTCAACGGTCTGACCCCCTCAGAACTGTTCCAGGGACCTACTACGCGGGAGTGGGGGGGCAGGGACCCGAGGCTCCGTCACAGAGAGAGCCGGGCGGGGCCCGGGTACCTGGTGGATGACGTAGATGCCGTAGGCGAGCTGTTGGCGCTGCAGGAAGGGGTGCAGGTGGTAGAGAAGCAGGCGCAGGTGGTGCTCCCGGGCACGGTGGGGCACAATGATGGCGGTTCGGGAGCGGGGCTCACACCCTGCGGGGCGGTACCGACCCCCCGGCTCCACCCGGGGATTCCTCTCCACAATCTCCGCCAGGGACGGCACTGGGCTAAAGGACACGGACACAGGACCCACTGCAGGGAGAGAACGGCAAGGTCAGGGATTCGAGGGGCGATGAGCAAAGGACCCCCAGGCCTGGGAGCGCCTCTGGCCCTGGCAGTCTGGTGCCGGGCTCAGCTTTCCCGAGGGCTCCACAAGCCTCGCGTATGCCGTCACTGGGACAGCTTTACAAAGTGTGGAAGGTACAGGCTCTCCACCCGGCCTGCCTCTtttcatgctccctctctcctgcctcgcTAGGCTGGAGGCTACCGTTAGAAGACGGAGAACACAGGACTTGCAACTAACTAAACCAGAGCTCATCTACAAAGGAAGCACTTCCCAGCCCAAGGCAGGGAGAGCACGAGAATGGCCAGGCGATGGAAAGTTGTGGCTCAACCCAGGAGACCAATCTAAATTCCAAATTCAGAACGGGCTCCACGTCAACCTCAGCCCACCTTTCAGGTACTTTAACATCATCCAAGCCCCACTCCTGCCGCCCTAGCCCTGTCCCCACACCTTGGCCTTCCCTttacttcctcctcctttctgcaCTCACCTAAGAGAGGAGATCGTTCTGGACAGTAGGGCAGACCTTGAGGAGCTGGAGGACCCCCTGGGGCAACAGGGGCCCCAGGTAGGTGACTGAGGTTACTGTAGACATCATGGGGATGAGAATAGTCAAATGTCGGCCCCTGCTCTCGGCCAAATAGGGCACTGAGGCTTCGGAAGCCCCCCAGGGACAGGTACATCATGACAGCCAGCTGGGAGCCCACAAGCAGGGCCAGTGTGCAGGGCCGCTCCAGCAGCCTCCGCAACATCCTGGGGTGAGgtctgaggagggagagaggagagttcTGGGGGGGCAGGCAGGCAACGAGCAAGCCAGCAGAGAGATCCTCAGTTAAGAATGAAGGCGGCGCGGCGAGttaagaggaagaagagacaaagaacaaaGTCGCAGAAGGGAGCACACAGGTGAACGGTCAGGCacgaaaaagaaacagaatgtaaCCGCCAGCAAACCTACCACCTGCCATTTCCAGCCCAAGTTTCAcgctcctccacctcctccccaaaCCACGCAGCCAACTACTCTCGGTCCCCACCCCCAAGAACGCTTACATCATTCAGGTCCCATGTCCCTTTCAAAGGAGTCCCTGGAGAACCTCCCTTCCAATTTTAGAGGGGGACAGACTCACCTAGGTTCAAGCCGTCTTCTTCGGGATCATGGGAGCTTCGGGGGGTCCCGGCGGGGCAGAGATGTGAGGCATTATCTAAAATTGGAAATGtcacagaggacagagaagggctCCATCCAACACTCCAACAGCGATCCTGGGGCCAGCCGTAACACAAGTGGTCAAGGATAACCACCCACCCAGAGGGGCAGGGCTCAACATCAGGGTGAAACTGGGAAGTGAGGGAAAGCGGTTGGAAAGACAAGGGGAGAAGCCAGAGATCGTAggtccctggcctctgccccggCTGCCTAGAGTGTCGGGTTCACGCTTACTTAACCATACCCCACCCCAACAGGACCAACCTGTTTGGGGAGTAGGGACAAGGCAGCTAATGGAGCCATTATTTTCGCCAAGGGGTGAGGCAGTCACGACAGGATTGTGGAGTGGCCTCAGGAGGACCAAGGGCGGAGTAGGAAACAGGCTCCTTTCCGTTCTTCACGTGCCCGGGAGCTAGCCCCGCAGGTGCAGGCAGCGTGACCACCTGGGAGCTGCAAGCACACAGCCCCGGAGCGCggcggggaggagggtgggggtggcctCCTCTACCTTTTCTACCCCATCCCCGTCctagcgggggtggggaggagggttaCGGCTAaaagtgaggcagggagagggagggctggGCAGAACCTGTCGGGGATACCTGGCCCGGCTCACCGAAGGGGCGTGGCCAGCGCGCTGCAGAGGGTCACAGACCGGTTCTTTCCGCgcacccccatcccaccccaaccTCCTCTTGCATTTGCAACGTGAGCCCACCGGCCTCTGTCCGAACGTCCACCTGGGacgcatccccccccccctccccgctcaagCTGGTCTCCAGCCTTTGCCCAAAACTTCTCAACGCGCCAGTCGCCCGAACCTTTCTCCCGGGCCTCTCGCCCCATCACCCCCAGCCCACATACCTGCTCTCCAGCTTCCCGTCGTCACCGCCACCCGGACTGCCTGGCAGGCATCGCCGCCGCCATCTTGGAAGCGGGCgccgcggggcggggcctggcgtCACGGGGCGGGGCCTGGCGTCACGGGGCGGGGTCTGGCGGGCGGGGCGCccgagacagagggggacagaggacgaCCGAGGCCCGAGCGCAGGTGGGCGGGGCTGGCGCGCTCCGAGAGCCGGCGGGGGGCTCTCCTTCCTGGACGCGCTCCGGTCCGGATGCCATTTCCCACCCCTCAGACTGGGAAGACATCAGCTCCCACCAGGGCTCTCTTGCCGGGCCAAGCCTCACCCAGAGGCCAGTGCGACAGTTTCTGGCGCGCCCCAAGACCTGTCACGGCGGGCCAGCCCCTTCCCGGCGTGTCCGTGGTGCCCCTGCCACTTAGTGCCACTTAGTCTCACAATTGTTTCTTGCTCAGGGTATCTCGTTGCGACTGCTCAGGCGCATTTTTGTATCCCCAGGGTGTCCCGCGACCTTGAAATAGAAACGGttaataaaacaaggaaacattGAGTGAAGAGGGAAGCGCCAGCTTCAATGTAAAACTGCGTTTTCCCAGATATTAGAATAAAATGGACGCTCCATTAGTACCCAATATGTTTATCTTGCGGCTTCCACTACCCTCTTAGCATGTTATGTTCCTAAGAAGCTGCTGTTCAGAGCCAGGAAACTTGGAATAAGTCACGATGTCTGCCTCAAAAAGTTCATGAGCGTgtatgggaggaagggaaggatatAAACAATATAGTGTGATAAACACGATTGCCCAGAAATTGCAACCCATTCTCACGTAGAGACTCGGGAAACACTTCCCAGAAGTGACGATCCTGCTGCTGCCTTCCGAGATTCTGTTTCCATGGGAactattttacaactctgtagGTAACTGATCCGACATGCAAATTTTGTCCCAATATCAGGTTCAATTAACCCCCTATTCCCCAcatcacacaaaacaaacaaacaagcaaacagttTTTGCCTCCATTTTCATATTCAATTCTGTACTCTTGATCTGTAAATGTCTgttcttcagattttcttttaaactagCTATACCATCTGCCAGTTCCCTCGTGAGTTAAATAACATCTTTCACACgtgttcattttaatttagatATTGACAAAGACTCTCCTCGACCAAACTTCAGACGGGCTCCTCTGAGGTTTCTTTTCAAATAGGCCTCATCCTTGGACCACCAGCCACTTTCAGCAAGAACcctgctaagtcagtttagcCAGGATCTCCTTATCCTTGatgtaattttccatccactgaccctcTCATACTTCTCATTGGCTCTAAATAGCCCCTTGTCCTTATTGtactcagagtggagcccaaccTCTCTGACCGGGATAGTCTTTACGCTTATCACAATGGTCCTGAAAAAAGTCTTCCTTACCATTTGAACAACTGTCGtcagaataaatgtttctttagcaGCATGACTGTcatcattttacctttttctgaaaactgtatttttaaaattttttttaagtttatttgtttatcttgagagagatcacacgacctgagctgaaaccaagagtcacatgctcaacctactgagccacccaggcgccccaagactccCCGATTTCTCGTGTGGACCTCTGGGTGGATGGTGGCATCATTCAGTGAGAAACAAAACTTAGAAGAGGCACGTTTGGGCGAAACAGTAGAGATGACCAGTTAAACTTTGGACTTCATGAACTGGAGATGCCTGGGGAGGTTCAAAATGAGATAATGGTGGGTTCCAGCAGAAGCACCGGCTTTTGATCATACACGCCCTGGCTGTGTGATGTTGAACAATACGCTTTCTAggtttcatctataaaatgaaccCCATCTTAAGGGGTTTTGTGATACTGTGAACTAGGGAACAATGCCAGCAGAAGTAGATATTCAGTCTATCTGAATTTTGAGCACAAAGTAGGAACAGAATAAAAGCCCTGATTGTTTAAGGAGTTCACGGTGTAGTGGAAAAGACAGACTCCTAGAGAAAGTGGAAATGTGGTTCACTCACAGGACCCTTCCCCTGAGCCTCTCTACTCCTCTACGGTGTTCAGTTTTTGAAAAACTGAACTTCATCCTCTATCCCACATCTCCACCTGCCGTCTGCTGCACTTCCCCTGCATTAATTTGCAAGCTTCATTTTCAAGACCTTGCACCTCTATTCCATTTCACCCTGGCCACACTCCAGACTTGATCATCACCTAGAAATGCTACGTCGCTGAAAACGT harbors:
- the B4GALT3 gene encoding beta-1,4-galactosyltransferase 3, whose protein sequence is MLRRLLERPCTLALLVGSQLAVMMYLSLGGFRSLSALFGREQGPTFDYSHPHDVYSNLSHLPGAPVAPGGPPAPQGLPYCPERSPLLVGPVSVSFSPVPSLAEIVERNPRVEPGGRYRPAGCEPRSRTAIIVPHRAREHHLRLLLYHLHPFLQRQQLAYGIYVIHQAGNGTFNRAKLLNVGVREALRDEEWDCLFLHDVDLLPENDHNLYVCDPRGPRHVAVAMNKFGYSLPYPQYFGGVSALTPDQYLKMNGFPNEYWGWGGEDDDIATRVRLAGMKISRPPTSVGHYKMVKHRGDKGNEENPHRFDLLVRTQNSWTQDGMNSLTYRLLARELGPLYTNITADIGTDPRGPRTPSGPRYPPGSSQAFRQEMLQRRPPARPGPLPTANHTAPQGSH